The Gloeobacter morelensis MG652769 genome contains the following window.
GTTTGCCCGCCGCCTTGAGGGCTTTGATCAGTGCTTCCACCTCCATGACGTTGACGTCCTCGTCGTTGGTCGTGGTGTGGATCATCAGCGGCGTCTTGAGCTTTTCGGCGTGGAAGACCGGCGAGCGGCGGCGGTACTCGGCCACATCTTCCTCGGGAGTTTTGCCGATGTGGTAGGAGGCCGAAAAAAGCTCCCGATAGTTTTGACTTTTGTAGCCAAGGCGCAGGATTACATCGCTGACCGGTACGCCTGCGTAGGCCACTTTGTAATCGCCCGGGTGAAAAAAAATATTCATCAACGCGATCATGCCGCCGTGGCTCCAGCCGATGATCCCCACCCGCTCGGGGTCCAGGTTCGGGTAGTGTTCGAGCATCCAGCGCTTGCCCGCCAGCACGTCGTCATTTTCAAGCCCGCCGTAGTCGATAAGCTGCCAGAAATTGCGCCCGTAGCCGCGGCTACCTCGGTACTCCGGGGCAATCACTGCGTAGCCCTGTGCGACCAGTTCGCGCACGATGTGGGCGTTTGCCGTGCCGAAGTCGCCGTGCACACCCCCATGTACGAAAACCACCAACGGCAGCTTCTGCTCGCCTGGACGGTTTTTGGGCAGGAAAGTATAAGCATTGATTATTACTGGATTGCGGGCACCCTGGCCGGCCGGATTGGGGATGACCCGAGGGGGCGGCCCGGTATAGGCGACTTTGTCGACATGGGCAATGTCGTCGAGCTTGCGGTACCACATCAGGTCGTCGACGCTCTTGGCCAGCGACTCCTCCATAAATCTCAGGCGCTCGTCAAGCGAGCGTATCTGCTGCTGAAGCGCCTCCGGTGTGTTGGCCGTTGCGGGTTTGGACTGGGCAAACGCGCTCGAAGCTCCGCCAAGAGCGATCAACAAAACCATGACCGGCACCTTCCATCTTCGAATCATGCTCGAAACCTTTCCCGGCTTGCGACGATGCGCAGATTCTACCCAAACGGCGCACACGCGCACGGCTCTGCCTTTCGATTTCTTTGTTTACTACCACTAGTCCCAGCCGTTTCATTCCAATGCTGAAAGATTTGCCTAGTGCGCTTCTTCCAAGAATCCGCGCCTGTCACTGCGAAGTTTGTGTAATTCGGTCAAAATCAAGTGGGATGAGGGCAAGGTCAGAGGACAGCTACTGTTTTGTCCGGATTTATAGCTGCAAATCGAAGAAACGCAGAGTTGCATGGCTTTTCTGCCGAGGAATAACGATGTTCTCCGGCAGGACAAGGGTTTCGGCTCGCGCCCTGGCTTACGGTGCTTCGACCAACAAGTCGGAGCGTTGCGATTCCAGTCGAGTGCGTTGTTCGGCGGTGAGCACGGCATTCACTTGCTGGTGGGTGTCCTTGGCTATCTGCCGAAGTTGTTGCAGCAGGGGCTTGCTGCTCTCGCGGCCGGCCTGAACGATTTGTTCGATGCGTGACTTTTGTTCGCCGGTGAGATCGAGTTGCTCCAATTCCCCCGCTTGCGGCCCGAACAGGGGCAAAAGCACCGGCACCGGTCCGGCCAGGGCGGCAGCAGCCCACAGCAGCATTCCCAGAACCAGCAAAGGCAAAACGTGTTTCACGGTTGTCTCCTGAATAGTGCACAGCCCCTCGATCCTAAAAAGGGAGCCCCCTTCGTTCAGCTGGGCGCAAGTCGGGAATGCACCCTGGCCGCTGGTCGACCTATCCACCTTGACGATGGTCCAGGGGACTGGGACCAGAGCTCGACCTGAGACCTGTGTCCAGGCGGGGGCCGGTTTTTCTACACTGGTACGAGTATTCGCAACCCGGCTGCCATGGTCGCCTTTCGCCTGCCGTTGCCCGCGCTGATCCGCAGAGAACCGTTTTCGTTTTTGCTGTATCTGGAGTGGTTGCTGTTGGGGGTCGCCCTGGTAAGCGACATCTGGCCTCCGTTGCTGCCCGTCGAGCGGGCGTTCCCGTGGCTGAAGGTGGCGATTGTGGCCGTTTATGGGGCGATGGGGCTGCGCTTACCCACGCGCGGCATCACCAAAGGCCTTTATATTGCCGTTTCTTTTGCGCTGATCCTGCTGGCGCTGGCAGCGGAGGGGGGCCAGCGGACGTTGATCCCGTTTTTGCTGCTGCTGCTGGTGATTCGCGGTTGTTTGATATTGCCCCTGGCGGGCCGGATTACCGTCGCCGCCCTGGCCTACGCCTTTTGCGTACTGAGCACTTATTGGCGGGTGCAGGATGTCGCATTTTTCGTGCGGCCCCTGCCGCCGGGCCTGCCCCCCGGCCGGTTGTTCGGCGCCGCCGGAGCGCTGGCCGGCGCACCCCCGCCGCCATCGGGGGCGATGCCTGAGAACATCCAGGCGGTGGTACTGCACCTGACGCTC
Protein-coding sequences here:
- a CDS encoding alpha/beta hydrolase family protein, producing the protein MVLLIALGGASSAFAQSKPATANTPEALQQQIRSLDERLRFMEESLAKSVDDLMWYRKLDDIAHVDKVAYTGPPPRVIPNPAGQGARNPVIINAYTFLPKNRPGEQKLPLVVFVHGGVHGDFGTANAHIVRELVAQGYAVIAPEYRGSRGYGRNFWQLIDYGGLENDDVLAGKRWMLEHYPNLDPERVGIIGWSHGGMIALMNIFFHPGDYKVAYAGVPVSDVILRLGYKSQNYRELFSASYHIGKTPEEDVAEYRRRSPVFHAEKLKTPLMIHTTTNDEDVNVMEVEALIKALKAAGKQFESKIYRDAPGGHAFNRIDTTLARESRQEIYRFLARYLSPPDPPRAPLPLGSASTPAQGQ